Proteins encoded together in one Oncorhynchus mykiss isolate Arlee chromosome 7, USDA_OmykA_1.1, whole genome shotgun sequence window:
- the LOC110527910 gene encoding protein snail homolog Sna, translating to MPRSFLVKKYFANKKPNYSELECQNATSLERYPLAELPAGDNNLAATCYTTGLVWDVSFLPALYVPTSPTDAPPTPGPLDLSSPSSLSSSASSSGEEDEGRTSDPPSPEPTDTYHPPQRPKRTGIKSHGALAEDERVAPVTAARPAFFCKHCPKEYTSLGALKMHIRSHTLPCVCPTCGKAFSRPWLLRGHIRTHTGERPFSCQHCNRAFADRSNLRAHLQTHAEVKKYQCGVCSRTFSRMSLLQKHSAVSCSTSSTA from the exons ATGCCTCGGTCTTTCTTGGTCAAAAAGTATTTCGCGAATAAAAAACCCAACTATAGTGAACTGGAGTGTCAAAATG CCACCTCACTGGAGAGGTACCCACTAGCTGAGCTTCCAGCAGGGGACAATAACTTAGCTGCCACCTGTTACACAACAGGACTGGTATGGGACGTGAGCTTCCTTCCAGCCCTCTACGTCCCCACATCCCCCACTGATGCCCCTCCCACCCCCGGTCCCCTGGACCTCAGCTCCCCATCCAGTCTCAGCAGCAGTGCCAGTAGCagtggggaggaggatgaggggcgCACCTCTGACCCACCCAGCCCCGAGCCCACAGACACCTACCACCCCCCCCAGCGCCCCAAACGCACAGGCATCAAGAGCCATGGGGCCCTGGCCGAGGACGAGAGAGTGGCCCCAGTCACTGCAGCAAGGCCAGCCTTCTTCTGCAAGCACTGCCCTAAAGAGTACACCAGCCTGGGGGCGCTGAAGATGCATATCCGCTCGCACACACTACCCTGTGTCTGCCCCACCTGCGGGAAAGCCTTCTCCAGGCCCTGGCTGCTGCGCGGCCACATtcgcacacacacag GTGAGCGGCCGTTCTCCTGCCAACACTGTAACCGTGCCTTCGCCGACCGCTCCAACCTGCGGGCGCACCTGCAGACCCACGCTGAGGTGAAGAAGTACCAGTGTGGTGTGTGTTCCCGTACCTTCAGCCGCATGTCCCTCCTCCAGAAACACAGCGCTGTCAGCTGCTCCACCTCTTCCACAGCATGA